In Gadus morhua chromosome 2, gadMor3.0, whole genome shotgun sequence, a single window of DNA contains:
- the kcnh6a gene encoding potassium voltage-gated channel subfamily H member 6a, with amino-acid sequence MPVRRGHVALQNTYLDTIIRKFDGQNRKFLIGNTQMKNCGIIYCNEGFCEMFGFSRAEIMQQPCTCQFLVGPGTMKTAMAQLAQALLGSEERKVEILYYDKEGGNWLHFDSRKPCLFLLIFFSFWICPIQ; translated from the exons ATGCCGGTGAGACGGGGTCACGTGGCGCTCCAGAACACCTACCTGGACACCATCATCCGGAAGTTCGACGGACAAA ATCGCAAGTTCCTGATCGGCAACACGCAGATGAAGAACTGTGGCATCATCTACTGCAACGAGGGCTTCTGCGAGATGTTTGGCTTCAGCCGCGCGGAGATCATGCAGCAGCCATGCACCTGCCAGTTCCTGGTGGGCCCGGGGACCATGAAGACCGCCATGGCCCAACTGGCCCAGGCCCTGCTGGGCTCAGAGGAACGCAAGGTGGAGATCCTCTACTACGATAAAGAAGGTGGGAACTGGCTACATTTCGACAGCAGGAAACCCTGTCTCTtccttttgatttttttttcattttggattTGTCCTATACAGTAA
- the dcaf7 gene encoding DDB1- and CUL4-associated factor 7 → MSLHGKRKEIYKYEAPWTVYAMNWSVRPDKRFRLALGSFVEEYNNKVQLVGLEEESSEFICRNTFDHPYPTTKIMWIPDTKGVYPDLLATSGDYLRIWRVSDTETRLECLLNNNKNSDFCAPLTSFDWNEVDPNLLGTSSIDTTCTIWGLETGQVLGRVNLVSGHVKTQLIAHDKEVYDIAFSRAGGGRDMFASVGADGSVRMFDLRHLEHSTIIYEDPQHHPLLRLCWNKQDPNYLATMAMDGMEVVILDVRVPCTPVARLNNHRACVNGIAWAPHSSCHICTAADDHQALIWDIQQMPRAIEDPILAYTAEGEINNVQWASTQPDWIAICYNNCLEILRV, encoded by the exons ATGTCGCTGCACGGAAAGCGGAAAGAAATCTACAAATACGAGGCGCCATGGACGGTGTACGCCATGAACTGGAGCGTCCGGCCGGACAAACGCTTTCGCCTGGCCCTCGGGAGCTTCGTGGAGGAGtacaacaacaag GTTCAGCTGGTGGGTCTAGAAGAGGAGAGCTCGGAGTTCATCTGCAGGAACACCTTCGACCACCCGTACCCCACCACTAAGATTATGTGGATCCCGGACACCAAGGGGGTCTACCCGGACCTGCTGGCCACGAGCGGGGACTACCTACGCATCTGGAGG GTGAGCGACACTGAAACACGTCTGGAGTGCCTTctgaacaacaacaagaacTCAGATTTCTGTGCCCCACTCACCTCCTTCGACTGGAATGAGGTTGATCCTAATCTCCTGG GCACCTCTAGCATTGACACCACCTGCACCATCTGGGGCCTGGAGACCGGACAGGTGCTGGGTAGAGTCAACCTGGTGTCTGGCCACGTGAAGACCCAGCTCATCGCTCACGataaagag GTGTACGACATCGCCTTCAGCCGCGCCGGTGGCGGGCGTGACATGTTCGCCTCGGTGGGCGCCGACGGCTCTGTGCGCATGTTCGATCTGCGTCACCTGGAGCACAGCACCATCATCTACGaggacccccagcaccacccactgCTCCGCCTGTGCTGGAACAAGCAGGACCCCAACTACCTGGCCACCATGGCCATGGACGGCATGGAG GTGGTGATCCTTGACGTGCGTGTCCCGTGCACGCCCGTGGCTCGGCTCAACAACCACCGGGCCTGCGTGAACGGCATCGCCTGGGCGCCCCACTCCTCCTGTCACATCTGCACCGCCG CCGACGACCACCAGGCGCTGATCTGGGACATCCAGCAGATGCCCCGGGCCATCGAGGACCCCATCCTGGCCTACACCGCCGAGGGGGAGATCAACAACGTGCAGTGGGCCTCCACCCAGCCCGACTGGATCGCCATCTGCTACAACAACTGCCTGGAGATCCTGCGGGTCTAG